In Lemur catta isolate mLemCat1 chromosome 1, mLemCat1.pri, whole genome shotgun sequence, one DNA window encodes the following:
- the LOC123622530 gene encoding NAD-dependent protein deacylase sirtuin-5, mitochondrial-like, producing the protein MRPLQIVPSQLFSQLCCGLKPPAPTHTQICLTMTRPNSSTADFHFRKLFSKAKHIVIISGAGVSAESGVPTFRGAGGYWRKWQAQDLATPQAFAHNPSRVWEFYHYRREVMQSKEPNAGHLAIAKCEARLSRQGRQVMVITQNIDELHRQVGTKNLLEIHGSLFKTRCTLCGIVAENYRSPICPALSGKGAPEPETQDASIPVERLPRCEEAGCGGLLRPHVMWFGENLDPAILEEADRELALCDLCLVVGTSSVVYPATMFAPQVSARGVPVAEFNTETTPATNRFRFHFQGPCGTTLPEALARHENETVS; encoded by the coding sequence ATGCGACCTCTCCAGATTGTCCCGAGCCAACTGTTTTCCCAGCTGTGCTGTGGCCTGAAGCCTCCagcccccacacacacccagatTTGCCTGACAATGACTCGTCCAAATTCAAGTACGGCAGATTTTCATTTTCGCAAGCTTTTTTCAAAGGCAAAGCATATAGTCATCATTTCAGGAGCCGGTGTTAGTGCCGAAAGCGGAGTTCCGACGTTCAGAGGAGCCGGAGGTTACTGGAGAAAATGGCAGGCTCAGGACCTGGCGACCCCACAGGCCTTTGCCCACAACCCGTCCCGGGTGTGGGAGTTCTACCACTACCGGCGCGAGGTCATGCAGAGCAAGGAGCCCAACGCCGGGCACCTCGCCATCGCCAAGTGCGAGGCCCGGCTGAGCAGACAGGGCCGACAGGTCATGGTCATCACCCAGAACATAGATGAGCTGCACCGACAGGTTGGCACCAAGAACCTTCTGGAAATCCATGGTAGCTTATTTAAAACTCGATGCACCTTGTGCGGAATTGTGGCTGAGAATTACAGGAGTCCAATTTGTCCAGCGTTATCAGGAAAAGGTGCTCCAGAACCTGAAACTCAAGATGCCAGTATCCCAGTTGAGAGACTTCCCCGATGTgaagaggctgggtgtgggggcttGCTGCGACCTCACGTCATGTGGTTTGGAGAAAACCTAGATCCTGCCATTCTAGAGGAGGCTGACAGAGAGCTCGCCCTCTGTGACTTATGTCTAGTAGTGGGCACTTCTTCTGTGGTGTACCCGGCCACCATGTTTGCCCCCCAGGTGTCTGCCAGGGGAGTGCCCGTGGCCGAGTTTAACACGGAGACCACCCCAGCCACGAACAGATTCAGGTTTCATTTCCAGGGACCCTGTGGTACGACTCTTCCTGAAGCCCTTGCCCGTCATGAAAATGAAACTGTTTCCTGA